The window ATGTCATCTCAAAATATGGTATTCAGCTGATCTACTATGGCGAGGTCGAAGGGGAAATCTATGGGGAGGCCGGGCTTCAGAAGTTCCAGTCAGCTTTTGAGACGGTCTATGCCTCGGACGGGGTCAAGGTGTTCGACGTGAGGAGGCCCAAAATGAGTGTCGAGGCAGGCGGATGAGCACTGACAAGAGGGCCTACGATGTCTTCTTCTTTCTGTTTTTGGCTGTCGCTCTGCTCTCCGTTTTGGTGCGGTTCTGGAACCTTGATGTCAAGCCGCTTCACCACGACGAAGGCGTCAATGGCTTCTTCTTGGACAACCTGATCGAGCAGCGCGGCTATCGCTACGACCCCCAGAACTACCACGGGCCTATCATATACTACTTGGCCGCTCCGGCCGTCAAATCGTTCGGGAGAAGCATCTTCGCTCTTAGGTTCGTGCCGGCCCTTCTGGGCGCACTGATGGTCGTCCTATTCTGGCTGCTCAAGGAACGTCTCGGGAAGTTCCCGGCCGTCTGTGCGGCTGCGATGGTCGCGGCGTCGCCGACTCTTGTTTACTACAGCCGAGAGTTCATTCACGAGATATATCTGGTCTTCTTCACGTTGGCCTTCTTGCTCTCTGCCGAGGACTTCGCCAGAACACGCAGGCCCCGGATGCTTTTATTATCCGGACTATGGCTCGCGCTCGGCTTTACCACCAAGGAAACGACTCTGCTTCATTCGGCCATGATGCTCCTTGCTTTTGCCTTGGCGATGGGCCTAAGCCCCGACCGAGCCCCAGCGCGGGCAAGAGACCTCCTCCTCCGCCTCATGTATGCGCCCGCACGAGCGATAATGTCGATCATCAAAGACCAGCCCGTAGCATTTGCCGCGTCGCTTGTGCTCTTCTGGGTTGTCATCGTAACGTTCTTCTCATCCTTCTTCACAAACTTGAGGGGCATCGCCGACTTCTTCGCCGCATTCACCACTTGGACAAGAACGGGGCTAGAGATGAGTGGCCATTCCAAGCCCGCGTTCTATTTTTTGAGGGTTTTGTGGGAGATTGAACCGCTGACGCTTCTTCTGGGTGCGCTTGGGGTAGCGACGAGCCTTCGGTCGCAAGATGTTCTTGAGCGATTTGCGTCATTCTGGGCCTTACTGACGTTCATAGTCTATTCTGCCGTGCCATACAAGACGCCGTGGCTTGTCATGGACATCATGCTGCCGCTGGTCATCTGCGCTGCCTGTTTTGTCAGGCGGGTCTTGAAGGCGCTGAAGGGTCACCGTGTGGTGGCTGCGGTCTGCGTTGCCGCCTTCGTCGGAGCCGTCGGTTGGTCGGGGGCACTGGCGTGGGATGTTTCTCTGGTGCGATATGACGACAACGAGATCCCGATCGTATATGTCCAGACATTTCGGGAGATGAATGACCTCGTCAGCCGGATAGATAGAATCGCCAAGCGCGTCGCCGGCGACAGGACGTGTATCTATGTCTTCGCCAAGGGCCAGTGGCCGCTGAGCTGGTACTTGCACCGTTTCGACAGTAGGTTTCCAGAGACCATAACGGCTCGCAAGGTTCTCCGGGCGGATATTATTGTCGCCTCGCTCGATCAGGAAGAGGAGATTGAGGAGCTGAGCAAGGGCCGGTTCGTTGCGGAGCGATTCAATCTGAGGCCGCAGGTCTCGCTGACGGTGTTTGCTCCCCGGCGATATGCAGCCCTCTTACAGCCACCCCATAGCGAGGGAGAGATTTTTCTGCCGCTCGACACGAAAGTGCCGCTCGAGACCGGCCTGGTCGCGAGATACTTCAAGGGGCCGCAGCTGCTTCCTCCTGCGTATCGGGTGGAGGTCCAAAACGTTGTCGATTTCGAGTATGAGAAGGACTTTGGGAAGGATTTCGATGCCCCAGCAAGCATGCGCTGGGATGGCTATCTCCGGGTCCCCAAGACAGGGCAGTATGGTTTTCTCATCACGTCCGACGACGGTTCACGGTTCTTTGTTGATGGTGTCCTGCTCATAGATAATTGGGGCGAGCACGCTGCGGCGACCAGGGCCGGCAAAGCGACGCTGGCCGCGGGTTACCACCGCATCCGTGTTGACTACTTCGATGCTGGGTGGGGTGCTGTAATGAAGCTCGAGTGGGACCCACCCGACCGCGACGCTGAGCTGCTGACCCCCATGTTTCTCTACCACGCAGCGGCCGCATTTGTTGAAGACGACTACCCCATACAGGCGCAGCAGTAGCACCCGTGCGGGTGCGCACCTACTCAGGTTTGTCGCTCTTGACCCGGTCCTCGATTATCCGTTTGGATATCTGCGTCTTCTCCCGGATGAACCGCAAAACTAGCTCCTCATTGTAACTGGGATGCTTGTCGAAAAACGTTGAGGCGAAGTGGATCATGTTGCCGACCACGCACAGCGGCTGCGTTCCTGGGTTACGGTCTCGGACGGCGATCCCGACACTTCTAATGCCCTTTTGGGCGAGTAGTTTCAGCTTGGCCTCACGCGAGCCCATGTTGTAAACGGGCGTCACGAAATCAATGCCAAACTCACGGTAGAACTGGCGAATGGCCTTGATGCTCTGCGGCATTTGTTCGACGTAGTAGGCGGTCTCGCCCGATGAGCCATCACTCGCCGTGTTGAGGCCGTGCTCGAGGCAGTAGATGATGTTTGCGGTGTGCATCGAGAGCTTACAGGCCAGGCACCATATAAACCTCGACTTGTAGTCTTTGTAATCTCGGACGGCGCTTCTGACGAATATGCGCTGAAAGATGTCTTTAACGGAGGTTATCACGTGTATGAATCGATGTGGTCCGAAGACCTCGATCAGCCCATTTGACCCCTTCCTCGCCCATTTCAGAAACAGCTGGCCGTATCCATAGCTGTAGGTTATGAGGTGGAGCCTCTCGAACTGCTCAAGCATGATTATTGCCGAGGCGGAAGAATCTAGGCCCCCGGAATACATCAGCAGCGCCTCGTTATTAGACATACATTCTCCCCAGTTTTGTGCTAGTGGTAACGCCGGATGCGTTTGAGGGGAACGATAACACACTTCGAAGCGGTGTCAAACGGCGCAAGGGTCAAACCCGCTTTAGGGGTGCAGGTCAAACCTCAGGCGGGCGGCTGCCAGCGGCTGGCAAGCATCGGTTCCGGTCAGAAGGTGATCCGCTTACCAGGCGCGGCTACTCCACCGGATAGTGGCAGCCGAGATCGACTTGGCCTGTGTCGAGAGACCCATCGGCCTGCGTTGTGAAGTCCGAGAGTCCCGCATCTTCAGCGGACACGTTGCCAGCGTCTATGCAGCTGCTCATCGGGTCGAGATAGTAATCCCCGAGGGGTCCCTTGACGAAACGAGGGTCCTCGAAGATGTTGCCGGCGCCGTGATCGCTGGGGTCTGGGAGACAGCAATACGTGGCTCGGCAGTTCCAGAGGTCGTCGCCGTTGTCCCACACGATCGAGTTCTGAATGACCGGGTGCTCCCTGTAACATCTTATGCCGGAACCATCGTTTCCGACGATTGTGCAGTTGGAGATGAGACCTGTGCAGCCCCAGCACCAGATTCCTGATGCTCCGCCGTAGGACGCCTCGCCTTTGACAATCAAATTGTTGACTATTGTCGAGCTGCTCCTCGGGAAACAGGCTATTCCAAAGCCATAATTCCCCGCAAGCACGTTGTTCGTGATGATGGGCTGGCTACCCTCGGCGGCGCATATCGCCCCGACGAGCCCGGAATTCGTCGTGAATAGGTTCGCAGTTATGTCCGGTGATGCCTCGAGACAATAAAGTGCCCCGACCCCCGTCGATGTGTTGTCTGAAAAAGTGTTCCCAAAGATCGCTGGCGAGGACTGGTGGCAGTAAAGACCGCCGGCGAGTGCGTCATCGCCCGTTACCCAGTTGCCCGAGAACTCGTTGCCCTCGAGTGACCCTGACGCCATCAAAAGGTGAACCCCTCCGACGAGGCCTGACCCACTTGTGGCTGCATTATCGACGATTGCATTTCCCTTTATGATGAGCGAGCCACCCTGAGCATATATCGCGCCTGCAAGAGCCCACTCGCCAGTCGCGACGTTGCCGGCAATGGTGTTGTTCTCGATGATCGGAGAGCTCTGATCAAGATAGATGCACCCGATCGAGTCGCCAAAGTTCTGACTTATGGTGTTGCCAGTGAGACTGGGGGATGCGTTGATGATGAACATTGCGCCTCCATAACCAAGGCGCCCAGTTGCCGTATTGCCTACGATAATGTTGTCCCGAAAGACCGGCGAGCCGCCGAGGCAATATATCCCGGCGCCCATATCAGCTGTGTTCTCGGTTATCCTGTTGTCAGCGAAAGTAACAAAGCTTGCGGAGCACGTCACCCCGCCGCCATTGGTTGCCTTGCCGCCGGTGATCGTGAAACCCTCCACAGCGGCGTTCTGCACGGCGCCAACATTGACCACCGTCGATGAGCTCTCCGCGTCGAGCAGCGTACGATTAGCCCCCTCGCCGATGAGCGACACCCAGCTTTTCATGTTGAGCGGGAAGCTCTCGCCACTGTGCGAGGCCGAGTAGATTGAGGCTGCGACATGAACGGTGATAGGCTCGGTCTCGGTTGGAGAAGCCGTTGCGAGGGCATGAGTGATCGTCTTGAACGGCAGCTCGGCGCTTCCGTCGTTTCCGTCGCTGCCGCGCTCGGCGTCCACATAAATGTCTTGGCCAGTGCCGAGATAGCTGAAGGTAATAAAGGACAGCTGGCCTGGGAGCTCAAGCTGGCCTACATGAGTAATGGCCGCGAATATGGTGACCTCGCCCGGCTCATCAATGGGTGGAACATCGCTCGGAAGGCCGATAGAACAGACCGAAATGTGCTCAACGTTGAGCCCGCTCGGCAGATAGACATTCTCGACCCAGGGAAGTATCGATTCGGTGAATCGGCCACCGGCAAACATAAAGAGAGACCTTTCAGACGGGATCAGGCCAACGTAAATGCTCGCATTGAAGCCCCGGTCAGGATTGCGGACAGACACGTCGGTCTCGACGTTCTCGCCGCCTCGGTAGCTCGGCTTGTCAGTGTGGATTGAGACCGTCGGCTGCGCAAAAGTTGGTCCATGCAATAGCCCAAACAAAGCGGCCAGGATGCACAAGCCTGCCGCCAAGCCGCCTGGTCGATACAGATAATTAAGCGTCATTCTCTCACCTCTCCAAGTTTTGACCATGCCATACATATTAAAAGCATAACGATAATAAGTGCGTTGATCACGCAGAAATCGCTCATGCCTGGTGCAGTGTGTTTTTGTTCCGTTGATGGGAGACTATCAGGATCGATGGTGAGCTTTTATGGACAGTACAATACGCTATAATCCGTTAGCGAGTATGGATCATCAAAAAATGGAGACGCGCCTTGCCACGCAGTGAGGCACCATTCGGCTACGGCGTGTCAGCGTTATCTCTCTCCAGTTGCGTGACTGTGCCAGTTTCCGGGCGCTGGTTTGGCTGCGTTCTGGCTGCCGTTATTATTGTGCTCACTAGCGTATTCTCGCTTTCTGCTCGTGCGCAGAGCGATGGGGTTGGAGAGGCAATACGCCGGCAGGAGAACAAGCCCGGCGCGACGGGGCAAGAGCCTTTGAGGTGGGCGACTGGTGACAGCAAGGCGCGCAGAAAGGTTGGTCGCATGCTTGAGCGCGTGAGAGGCACAGGCCAGGGAACTGATGGCTACCAGCCGATGGCTCCCGATGCGGTGGGGAAGAGGATGGTGGAGGTTGAGAGGGAAGGGAGTTATCTTTTTTGGGTGCTGATCGGCGTCCCGGGCGCACTCCTCCTCGCTTTTGTGCTGAAGCTTTCGTTCAACGTTTTCGTCAGACCTGTGGTTAGGCCGATTCGGCGCTACCATGGTGCAGGGGAAGCAGTATTACCAAGTATGTCTCAGGTCAGTAAGCTGGCCTCGATGGCGCGGCGTTACGAACGAAGAGAACGGTTCTTGGATGCGGCGCAGCTTTATGAGGCCGCAGACGAGATGAAGTCGATGCTTCTGGATGCGGTGAGTGACGTGCCGGGCGAGCCGGGCGAGCCGCGCAAAAGGCCATTCCTTGAGAAGGCCACGGAGCTTTATGAGAGGGCGAGAGATTATAGGAAGGCGTCGGAGCTTCAGGCGAAGTTGGGCGTGCCGGGCAAGATGAGGCAGCTTTCTCTGCTTCAGGGCAAAGAGTATGAATCCGAGCGGAAATACCTTCTTGCTGCGGACATGTATGCCCAGGCTCAGGACTTCGTCGCTGCGGCCGCGATGAACGAGGCAGGGGGGCATATTCATGGTGCGGCGGCCTACTACGAGAAGGTTGGTGAGAAACTGAAGGCGGCCGAGCTGTATGAGAAGTTCTATAAGCAGGAGAAGATTGACCATTTTGGCAGTATGCATGACCAGAAGGCCTACAATTATGTCCGCAAATACGCTCTCAAGAGCGCAAGGCTTTACGCGACGTGCGGGAGGCTGCGAATGGCCGCGCAGATATTCGCGGAGTTTTCGGAGTTCGTGGCTGCTGGCAAGATGCTTCTCAAGGCTGAGCGGTTTATTGAGGCGGTCAACGTCCTTGTTAGGAGTAATGACTTAGCGCTCCTGAGGGAGGCGCTTGACAAGGCGGATGCAGAGAGGATCGATCCTGAGCTGCTCGCGCGGGCGATGGAGAAGCTTGGCAAGCCTGACGCGGCAGCGACCACGCTGCTTACTGCGGGAAGGTCGATCGAGGCGGCAGCTATTTACGAAAGAACAGGAAACTTGAGCAAGGCGGCCGAGATTTACGAGCGGCATGGCAATCTCGAGCTTGCGGCGGAGCTCTGGGCACGGGCCAAGGAGTTCGAACGTGCTGCGAAAGATTACCTCAAGTTGAATGACAAGGAGGCTGCCATCGAGATGTATCGTCGCCTAGAAGATGTGCGTAAGATGGCTGAGTTAAAGGCGGAACTTGGCGACTTCTTAGACGCGGCCAGATACCTGTTTAGCCTGGGCGCGGACGTGGAAGCCATGTCAATGCTCCAGCGGGTAGAACCAGGCCACCCAGACTTCTTGGATGCGTTTCGCCTTCTCGGTGAACGTCTGATAAAAGACGGCCAATACCAGAAGGCAAGGGACATCCTCGAGCCAACGATTAAGTCCCTCAGTCCCCGCTCACGTGAGGCGACGGAGATTTACTATTTACTTGCCCTGGCCTCGATCAGGGGTAACATGCTCGAAAAGGGGAAAGAATGCCTCGAGCAGGTGCTCGATATCGACTATTCCTTCAAGGATGCAAGCAAGCTTTACGATTCGCTATTGACAGGCGGCAGCTCAGGCCCGGTGAAGGATGAACCTTAGGGACAGGATCAGGCATCTCATCGACCAGGAGCACATCAGCTCCCTACTGAAGCTCGTCGATGACGGCGCCCAGTCTGCAATTCTCGAGGGCCTACGAGGCGCGGCGGCCACGCTCATCATCGCTGAAGTTGCCCATCAGTCCTCAAAGCGTCTCCTGGTGGTGGTCGATGATATGCGAAAGGCCCACTCCATGATGGCCGACCTCGCCTTTTTCCTCAATGTCCGGCGAGGCGCGTATGCGCTGGAAGAGGGAGCCTATCTGATCGCGGATGGGTCGCCAGCCGACACGCGGGATGACATCTTCATCCTCCCGTCGAGATCGATCTTGCCCTTTGAGATGTTCTCACCTCCGCACCAGGAGATGGCGCTTCGGCATCTGGCGCTGCGAGCCGCGCTTACGAAGCGGGCCAAAATCGTAGTTGCGCCAGCCGAGGCCCTTCTGCTGCGCACGGCGCCCAAGGACCTGATCGCCGAGCACGTGCTAGACCTTGCCGTCTTGGAGGAATGCGACATGGAGAGGGTCGCGACAAGGCTGCTTGGTGCGGGATACAAACGTGAATATGTGGTTGAGCTGCCCGGCTCATTCGCCATCCGCGGCGGCATTCTTGACGTCTTCCCGCCGAACGAGGAGCTCGGTATCAGGCTCGAGCTGCTCGACGACCGCATCGAATCGATACGTGAGTTCGATACGAGCACGCAGCGATCGGTTAGAAAATTGCGGTCCGCCGTGATTCCTCCTGCCAGCGAGATCATCCTGACCGAGGAGGTTGCGAAAGATGCGACGAGAAGGCTGCTTTCCATCGAACCTCGTTCAGACCAATACCTCAACTACCAGAACTTGATGGAGAAGATCGAGCAGCTGAACCATTTTAGCGGGATAGAGAACTACCTGTCGCTCATTTACGAGAGCGCCCCGATGACGCTTGATTTTTTCGACGACGATTTCTGCACGATCATAGCGACGACGTGTCCGGTGGAGGAGCTCGTGGCGAGTTTCTGGGAGAGAGCGAGAGATGCGGCCAAGACGGCGACGAGGACGTCGCTTTTTTTCTGCGAGCAGATGTATTTGAACTTTGTTTCTCAGAATGACCTTTTGAGCTTGCTTTCGATGCGACACCGGCTTTTCTTACAGGGCGAGACCTCCATCGCAACACCCATTTCGGAAGATGTATTTAGCCAGTCGCTTGAGCGGTTTTCGTTTGAGACTTCGTCTGTAATTCCGTCCGGAAGCGACGTTGTGCTCATGCTGCTGTCGCTTTTCGGCAAGGGGAGAGGTCCTGCGACGGATACGGTGAACGTGGTCTGCCATACCGCGGAACAGGCCAGGAAAATGAGGCGGCTGATGCTGTCAGACGACCTGGGCCCAGAGGTGCAGGGCGACCCCGATGCTCTCTTTGGCGAGCTCTGCCTCGCTGACCTCTATCGGG is drawn from bacterium and contains these coding sequences:
- a CDS encoding flippase activity-associated protein Agl23 yields the protein MSTDKRAYDVFFFLFLAVALLSVLVRFWNLDVKPLHHDEGVNGFFLDNLIEQRGYRYDPQNYHGPIIYYLAAPAVKSFGRSIFALRFVPALLGALMVVLFWLLKERLGKFPAVCAAAMVAASPTLVYYSREFIHEIYLVFFTLAFLLSAEDFARTRRPRMLLLSGLWLALGFTTKETTLLHSAMMLLAFALAMGLSPDRAPARARDLLLRLMYAPARAIMSIIKDQPVAFAASLVLFWVVIVTFFSSFFTNLRGIADFFAAFTTWTRTGLEMSGHSKPAFYFLRVLWEIEPLTLLLGALGVATSLRSQDVLERFASFWALLTFIVYSAVPYKTPWLVMDIMLPLVICAACFVRRVLKALKGHRVVAAVCVAAFVGAVGWSGALAWDVSLVRYDDNEIPIVYVQTFREMNDLVSRIDRIAKRVAGDRTCIYVFAKGQWPLSWYLHRFDSRFPETITARKVLRADIIVASLDQEEEIEELSKGRFVAERFNLRPQVSLTVFAPRRYAALLQPPHSEGEIFLPLDTKVPLETGLVARYFKGPQLLPPAYRVEVQNVVDFEYEKDFGKDFDAPASMRWDGYLRVPKTGQYGFLITSDDGSRFFVDGVLLIDNWGEHAAATRAGKATLAAGYHRIRVDYFDAGWGAVMKLEWDPPDRDAELLTPMFLYHAAAAFVEDDYPIQAQQ
- a CDS encoding right-handed parallel beta-helix repeat-containing protein, which produces MTLNYLYRPGGLAAGLCILAALFGLLHGPTFAQPTVSIHTDKPSYRGGENVETDVSVRNPDRGFNASIYVGLIPSERSLFMFAGGRFTESILPWVENVYLPSGLNVEHISVCSIGLPSDVPPIDEPGEVTIFAAITHVGQLELPGQLSFITFSYLGTGQDIYVDAERGSDGNDGSAELPFKTITHALATASPTETEPITVHVAASIYSASHSGESFPLNMKSWVSLIGEGANRTLLDAESSSTVVNVGAVQNAAVEGFTITGGKATNGGGVTCSASFVTFADNRITENTADMGAGIYCLGGSPVFRDNIIVGNTATGRLGYGGAMFIINASPSLTGNTISQNFGDSIGCIYLDQSSPIIENNTIAGNVATGEWALAGAIYAQGGSLIIKGNAIVDNAATSGSGLVGGVHLLMASGSLEGNEFSGNWVTGDDALAGGLYCHQSSPAIFGNTFSDNTSTGVGALYCLEASPDITANLFTTNSGLVGAICAAEGSQPIITNNVLAGNYGFGIACFPRSSSTIVNNLIVKGEASYGGASGIWCWGCTGLISNCTIVGNDGSGIRCYREHPVIQNSIVWDNGDDLWNCRATYCCLPDPSDHGAGNIFEDPRFVKGPLGDYYLDPMSSCIDAGNVSAEDAGLSDFTTQADGSLDTGQVDLGCHYPVE
- a CDS encoding CarD family transcriptional regulator gives rise to the protein MNLRDRIRHLIDQEHISSLLKLVDDGAQSAILEGLRGAAATLIIAEVAHQSSKRLLVVVDDMRKAHSMMADLAFFLNVRRGAYALEEGAYLIADGSPADTRDDIFILPSRSILPFEMFSPPHQEMALRHLALRAALTKRAKIVVAPAEALLLRTAPKDLIAEHVLDLAVLEECDMERVATRLLGAGYKREYVVELPGSFAIRGGILDVFPPNEELGIRLELLDDRIESIREFDTSTQRSVRKLRSAVIPPASEIILTEEVAKDATRRLLSIEPRSDQYLNYQNLMEKIEQLNHFSGIENYLSLIYESAPMTLDFFDDDFCTIIATTCPVEELVASFWERARDAAKTATRTSLFFCEQMYLNFVSQNDLLSLLSMRHRLFLQGETSIATPISEDVFSQSLERFSFETSSVIPSGSDVVLMLLSLFGKGRGPATDTVNVVCHTAEQARKMRRLMLSDDLGPEVQGDPDALFGELCLADLYREGRAQLFVGRLSRGFRFPELAITLVSEEELLGSKMAAKKRRRKEVDEQMLDFASLSAGDFVVHIDHGVGKYVGLSTMLVDGRPVDYMTVLYDGEDKLYVPVEELTGVQKYVASGDIKPRLNRLGGSAWAKAVSRVKKVAQQIAKELLELYAARVAIQGFTFGPDTPWQYQFELMFPFDETRDQLMAIEDVKRDMETAKPMDRLVCGDVGYGKTEVALRAAFKTASNNKQVAVLVPTTVLAQQHYDTFHKRFAQ